Part of the Bdellovibrio bacteriovorus genome, GCAAATTGGGCGTGCCCAAAACGGAACATGAAACTTCAGTGCGCCAGCTAGTGCAAAGATTGGTAAAAGCTTTTTCGACCGCCGCAACTTCACAAAAAGGATATTTCGCGACTAAAAAAGAAGTCGACACTTTCGTTAAAGAGCTGCAGTACATCTTACTGTCGCAAGCCGGGGCTTTTAACAGTCCCGTGTGGTTTAACGCCGGTCTTTGGGAGTCATACAAAATCGTCTCCCCTAGCGAACACTTTGCTTGGGATGAAAAGAAAAAGAAAATCTTACCGACCAAAAATGCTTATGAACGCCCGCAGTGTTCGGCCTGTTTTATTCAAAGTGTAGATGATTCGATCGAAGGTATTTTTGATTTAGCAAAGACCGAAGCTAAATTATTTAAATATGGTTCAGGCACGGGCAGTAATTTTTCAAGCCTGCGCAGCCGTTACGAAATGACCGGGGCGGGTGGGAAAAGTTCTGGCTTGATTTCATTCTTAGAAGTTTTGGATAAAGGGGCCGGGGCGATTAAGTCTGGGGGCACGACCCGACGGGCGGCTAAGATGGTGGTGGTAGATATCGATCATCCGGAAGTTTTAGATTTTATCGACTGGAAAATGCGTGAAGAGCAAAAAGCGCATATGCTGATTGCCGCAGGCTTAAGCGAGGATTTTGAGGGTGAAGCGTATCGGACAGTGTCAGGGCAAAATGCCAATAACTCTGTTCGCCTGGATGACGCCTTTATGAAAGCGGTGGAACAAAATAAACCGTGGAAATTAAAAGCCCGTAAAACCGGAAAAACTTTGCGTGAACTTCCGGCAACCGAAGTTTGGAATAAGATCACGAAAGCGGCCTGGACGTGTGCGGATCCCGGAGTGCAGTTTCATACCACGATCAACAAATGGCACACGTGTGCGAACACGGCGCCGATCCACTCAAGCAATCCATGTTCGGAATACATGTTCTTAGATGATTCAGCTTGTAATTTAGCTTCAATTAACTTGGTTAAGTTTTTGCGCACCGATGGCAGCTTTGATTTTGAAGCTTTCATTCATACGGCAAGGACCTTGTTTGTCGCGCAAGAAATTCTGGTGGATTACTCTAGTTATCCCACGCAAAAGATTGCTCAAAATTCCCATGACTATCGTCCTTTGGGATTGGGTTTTGCCAACTTAGGCAGCTTGCTCATGCGTATGGGAATTGCTTACGATAGCGACGAGGGACGCGCGTGGGCGGGGGCCATCAGTTCTTTGATGAGTGGTGTCGCTTATATGACAAGTGCTGAAATGGCGCGGGCGCGAGGCCCTTTTGCGGGATTTAAGAAAAATAAAACGGCGATGATCAAAGTGATGAAAATGCACGAAAAGGCCGTGAGTGGTGTGGCGTGGTCGCATTTACCTCAAGGCCTAGAAAAAGCCGTGAAAAATCTATGGAAGGGTGTTGTTTATAACGGCACAAAATACGGATTTAGAAATGCGCAAAGTACGGTGATTGCACCGACCGGAACTATTGGCCTATTGATGGACTGTGACACGACCGGCATTGAGCCTGAATTTTCATTGTTAAAGTTTAAAAAATTAGCCGGTGGCGGCGAGGTTCAAATCGTCAATCAGTCTGTGCGTCAGAGTTTAGAAACCCTGCAGTACTCAAGTGAAGAGATCGCGGACATTTTAAATTTTATCGAAAAAAATAATTCCGTGGTGGGGGCTCCGCATCTGCGCGATGAGGATTTAGCTGTTTTTGATTGTGCTAACGGGGCTGCCGGACAACGAATTTTATCCCCTGAAAGCCATGTGAAAATGATGGCAGCGGTGCAGCCCTTTATTAGCGGAGCGATCTCTAAAACCGTGAATCTCCCGTCAACGGCGACCGAAGAAGATATTGGTGGAATTTATGACCTGGCGTGGAAGCTGGGGATTAAGGCGGTGGCCGTGTACCGTGATGGTTCTAAGCAGAGTCAGCCTTTAAATCGCGTGATGAAAACGCCCCAAACAACCACGGTTGTCCCTACGGCGGAATTCACCATGAAATGCCCGGATTGTGGCAGTGACACAGTGCTAACTAGTGGTTGTTACCGCTGTCCTAACTGCGGGACCACGGTGGGCTGTTCTTGACGACCAGCGCCCGATCGGGCATCTTACGGGTTCTCTAAAAAAGGACCCTGTATGTCTAAAAAAGATATTTTTGGTGATGACGTTCAAGAAACAAAAGACTTCGCAAGTTTTGAGCAAATGTTTGCTCAATCTGAAAAAAACATGGATCGCAAACTTCGTGTGGGCGATACTTTCCGTGGCGAAATCCTTTCTATCGGTAAAGAAGAATCTTTTGTTTCCACGGGAACTCCGGCTGACGGCATGATGTTCACGCGTGACTTGATGGATGAAAACAAACAAGTCATGCACAGCGTGGGTGACGTGATTGATTGCGTGGTGACCGCCCTTAAAGGCGGTGAACTTCGCGTCGCTAAAAAAGGCGCTAAAGGGGTCGAAACCGACTCTTTAGAAGACGCTTTTGATATGGAGCTTCCGGTGGAAGGTCGTGTCACTGAAGTCGTTAACGGGGGTTTCCGTGTCAGCATCCAAGGCAAAACGGCTTTCTGTCCAATCAGCCAAATTGATTTGAAATTTGTGACGGATACCGCGGAATACGTAAATAAAAAATTCGAATTTCTTATTACTCAGTTTGACAGCAAGGGCCGCAATATCGTGGTGTCTCGCCGTAAAGCTTTGGAAATCCAAAAAGCGGAAAATGAAGGCGCCTTCATGCAAAAATATGAAGCCGGTGCTTTGATTGAAGGTCGCATTGTGCGCTTAGAGCGCTTTGGGGCCTTTGTCGAACTTGAAGCAGGCGTTGAGGGGTTGGTTCACGTTTCTGAACTAGCTTGGTCGCGCATTCATGATCCCAAAGAGGTGGTTTCGGTGGGACAAAACATCACTGTTAAACTTCTTAAAACAGAAGAAGTCGACGGCAAGCTTAAGATTTCTCTTTCATTAAAACAAGCCGGTGGCGAGAGCAATCCCTGGTCCACAATCACTGAGCGTTTCCCCGTAGGAACAGTTGTTAAGGGGACGGTAGAGAAAAAAGAAACTTATGGTTTATTCGTGAATTTGGCTCCGGGTATTACGGGTCTTTTGCCAAAATCAAAATACCGTGATTCGGTGGATGCGAATCAATTCGAAAATAAAAAACGGGGTGATGAGATCATGGTTCAAGTGGATCAAATCATGCTTGAAGATAAAAAGATTTCTTTGGGCGTTCCTGGCGAAGGTGAAGACAATAGCTGGAGACAACACCAAACGGGATCTAGCTCGGGCTTTGGATCTTTAGGTGATGCGCTTAAAGGTTTGAATCTGAATAAGAAAAACTAAAAGCCCTACCGGGGGCCTTTAGTTAAAGATTTTAATAAGACACAAGGCTGCTTAATTTCGGCCAAAGCGTTTTGATAAGAACTCGAGGTCATAGCCTCGAGTTTTTTTTCAAGCTCTGAACGAAGGCCCACGGCCATTTCTGTTAAGTCCGCGGGTATTTGCACGGCTCCTAAATACACTTCATAAACCGAACAACTGCCGCGGGCTTCGCACATTTTAATTTTTTCGGTGATCTCTAAAAGATCGCCTTTAGTCGCCGTATTTTTTTTCCAATCCGCGGCCGCATTGTCCGTCGCTAAAGCAAGTCGGCTTCCCGCCATGGTTCTTTTGTCAGCCGAAACACATTTCTTCACCCAAGGTTGATTCGGGTTATCCATCGCCGAACGAACGACGATGGTTTTGCGACGAAGGGCATCAAGCTCATTGTAAGGAACTTTTGCGTAAGAGAGGCTAGATGTACCAACAAGAAATGCCAAAGAAACCAATAAACGCATTATTTCTCCAAACCAGGAATTGAATCCAAGGTGACCGCCTTCACGCTGGGATTGCTTTTAAAATATTGCACCAAAAGCTCTGACGCTTTCAAGGACTGAGGGTGAATATCATGGAATAACACGATTCCTCTGCCAACGGTGTTCATTTGCGTAACGACACGGTTGCGAATAGAAACTGGATTTTTATCCTGCCAATCTAAGGAATCCACACGCCAAAAGAAGTGATCAACGTTCATTGCTTGGAAGTACTGCGCCACTACGTCGTTTCTTACGCCTGAACCATAAGGCAGACGAAAATAGCGAATTTTAGTGCCGATGATGTTTCCTAACGTGGCGGCCGCTTGAGGAATCTGTTTATCGAGCTCCTGTTTTTTCCACGTGGCAAAATTGGTGATACCCGGAATTTCATTGCGGTAAAAATCGCGGTTCACCGCACTTAAATCTCGCGTGGATTGAGCACGGGCTAAGTTTCCAATGTCAGGATGTCCGTCAGAGTGGGAACCAATAATGTAACCTTGATTGTGCAGCTCTTTAGCAATCTCTGGATATCGGAGGGCTTGCTTGGTCAGCCAAAAGAAAGCGGGCTTTGCCATTCCTGCATTGGCCCACACATCACGGATTCCGCGAGTGTATTGCGCGTGAGGTCCGTCATCGTAAGTGATGGCAAAAGAACCTTGCGGCAGGACCGAACCCACCCAATTGCGATTTTTCCAATCATAGGTGCTTGCTTGATTAGGCATACGGGATTCATTAAAACAATTCCCCGGATTTAGATCGTAAGAGCGGGGATTGCTGTATTTCGCAATCTCTTTGCGATTTTTAGCTACAAAGTCTGCGAAAGCTGGATCATCAAAAGGGGCCACCGCGAATTTCAAAGTGGCAATTTCTTTTTCTAAACAGTTTTCAGATCCGCAGAACGTTTTTTCACTAGTGCGCACCGTACGCAAAAGCTGAATCATCGCGGCTTGGTTTAAAGAACTCTTAGCGGCAAAAGCCTCCATGCGGGATAAAATCCAAGCACGGTCATTGGGGCGGTTCGTGGTAAACTCAAAAGCTTGGATCGCTTTTTCATCCACATGTTCTTGGATGGTGCGCAGATTTAAAACTTTGCAGTAAAGAGATGAGTTCATCAATCGATCAGAATCCGCTTTCGAAGACAAGTTGTAAAGGCGGTCGTCAAACGAAGCGATCAAAGATTGGGCGATCGCAGTTTTGCGCAGAAGCTCATTCAAACTCTTGGCATCTTTTTCTTCTAACATCTTAGAAAGATGCTGAACTTCTTCCGCCGACAAATGACTTTCGCGAGGTTCCGAGGCCGGAGTGCGTGGATCGGGAGTGGAGGTTTTCTGGTGAACACAAGCGGCAACGAACAAAACAGTGAGACAGCAAATCAAAAACCTCACGAAAAACTCCTTTTGTATGAGGTTTTATTTTACTGCGAGGTTTTTCGAGACGACAAGCCTAACCTAGACTCTGGTACCAGAAAAGCAGAGCTTTTTCGGCGATGAACTGCTTAGCGCGTTCCTGCATATTGGCCGTCGTGTACGGGCTTGTGATGGTCTCCTTAAGACTTCGGCCACCGTAATTTAGAGTCACGATGGCGCCAAATTCTCCGAGAGGCTCAAGATGCAATTCCATCTGGGCGGGATGCAAAATGAATTCGTTGCCAAAGTGCCAATTCTTTTTTTCCATGAAAGAGCGCAAAGGCAACGTCAGTCGTTGCCAAAGGTATGTTCCAGTCGCGGTGTCGGTCACTTTCAGTGATTCAATCAAGGTGAGTTTTTTTGCAAGCTCTGAGGCTACATCGGTGCCATCACGCAAAGCCGTGTAAGGGGCTAACGCCTTATCTAATTGATCCACCCATTTTTGCATTTCGGGGACTTGTGATTTTTTATAAGTTAATTTTACTTCCACGTAAGGCAAGTGCACGCGGTAACCTTTTTCAACCTCCGCGCCCTGTAAAGCGTCCTCGGCGATGGTTGCGATATCCGACTCGCCTCGCCCCAAGGTGTCCCAGCTGCGGGTGACGACCGGATCAAGATGCTGGGTGGCTTGTTGGACCCAAGCTGCAATATCACTTTTCCAAATGGCCTCGATTTCTCGTGGTGGACCTGGCAGGACAAAAACGGTTTTTCCCTGAGCATTGACAGTAAAGGCGTTGGCCGTGCCTTCAGAATTAAATAAAACTTTGGCAGTGCGAGGAAAGTAGCATTGCTGACGTTGAATTTCTTTAACGGCATACCCGCGAGAAGTTAAACGTGCGGTCAAATGATCCCAAGAGGGAGGATGAAATTCTAAAGGTTCGCCCAACCATTCGGCGATAATATCACGCGTGAAATCGTCGGTGGTGGGACCCAGGCCCCCCGTCACAAAGACGACGTCGGCCTCAGCAGTACAGAATTCAATTCCTTGTCGCATCAGTCCGCGTTCATCGGGAACTACCAGATGCAGGCGAGTAGAAACTCCGGATTTTTTTAATTGCTGTGAAATCCACGAAGCATTGCGATTGATAATTTGACCATCGGTGAGTTCCGTTCCGATGCCTAAAATGCTGACTTTCATACAGGACTTTCCTTTGCAAAATGAGTGTAGGCCAAAGTGAAGGGTTTTAACTCTAGTTTTTGTCAGACGCGCGACGCATCAATGGGGACTGAGCTTGATCCCGAAGCGCACAGTTCGTAGATTCACATTCATTAGCGCCCAAGGAGTTTTCTTTATGTCTTTCAACTGGAAAGAATTTGACCTCTACAATCCGACACCTGAACACGCGATGCTTCGCGAAACGATGAAGTCTTTCACGGATTCTGAAATCGAACCGCAAGCCCACAAATTCGATCGCGAAGAAAAATTCAATTTAGAACTTTTCCGTAAAGTGGGGGAGCTAGGCCTTTTAGGTATCACCGTGCCTGAACAATTTGGCGGTGCTGGGATGGATGCTTCTGCGGCCGTCATCGTGCATGAAGAAATGTCCGCCTCAGACCCTGGATTTTGTTTAGCGTATTTGGCTCACTCGATGCTTTGTGTGAATAACCTAGCCATCAACGGCAGTGATGAACAACGCCAAAAATTCTTACCCAAGCTTTGTTCGGGGGAATGGGTGGGTTCTATGTCGATGTCGGAACCTGCTGTGGGTACCGATGTTTTGGGTATGCAAACCACCGCTGTTAAAAAAGGCAATGACTACATCTTGAACGGCCGTAAAATGTGGATCACCAACGGCACGATTGATGAAAACAACACTCCCGGGGACTTAACACTGGTCTATGCTAAGACGGGTGAAAAAAATGGTCGTGCGCTCATTTCCACCTTTATCGTGGAAAAAAGCCATTCCGGGTTTTCGGTGGGTCAAAAAATCAAAGACAAACTAGGAATGCGTGGATCCAATACGGCCGAGCTTGTATTTGAAAATTGCGTCGTTCCTGCGGCAAACCTGATCGGCCATGAAGGTGATTCGGTTTTACACATGATGCGCAACTTGGAACTTGAGCGTCTGACCTTGGCCGCGATGAGTTTAGGTATTGCTCGCCGTTCTATTGAGATCATGAACCGTTATGCGGCTGAACGTGAAGCGTTTGGTAAGCCTTTGAATCACTTTGGTCAGGTTCAACGTTACATTGCGGATAGCTATGCGGAATACAAGTCCGCGCGTGCTTATGTTTA contains:
- a CDS encoding vitamin B12-dependent ribonucleotide reductase; translated protein: MYNNCMKNKTLHSTAYFVPAGKNPEDMFTWKKVDCEIRNRTGEIFFEMKKVEAPEAWSQLAIDIAASKYFRKLGVPKTEHETSVRQLVQRLVKAFSTAATSQKGYFATKKEVDTFVKELQYILLSQAGAFNSPVWFNAGLWESYKIVSPSEHFAWDEKKKKILPTKNAYERPQCSACFIQSVDDSIEGIFDLAKTEAKLFKYGSGTGSNFSSLRSRYEMTGAGGKSSGLISFLEVLDKGAGAIKSGGTTRRAAKMVVVDIDHPEVLDFIDWKMREEQKAHMLIAAGLSEDFEGEAYRTVSGQNANNSVRLDDAFMKAVEQNKPWKLKARKTGKTLRELPATEVWNKITKAAWTCADPGVQFHTTINKWHTCANTAPIHSSNPCSEYMFLDDSACNLASINLVKFLRTDGSFDFEAFIHTARTLFVAQEILVDYSSYPTQKIAQNSHDYRPLGLGFANLGSLLMRMGIAYDSDEGRAWAGAISSLMSGVAYMTSAEMARARGPFAGFKKNKTAMIKVMKMHEKAVSGVAWSHLPQGLEKAVKNLWKGVVYNGTKYGFRNAQSTVIAPTGTIGLLMDCDTTGIEPEFSLLKFKKLAGGGEVQIVNQSVRQSLETLQYSSEEIADILNFIEKNNSVVGAPHLRDEDLAVFDCANGAAGQRILSPESHVKMMAAVQPFISGAISKTVNLPSTATEEDIGGIYDLAWKLGIKAVAVYRDGSKQSQPLNRVMKTPQTTTVVPTAEFTMKCPDCGSDTVLTSGCYRCPNCGTTVGCS
- a CDS encoding S1 RNA-binding domain-containing protein encodes the protein MSKKDIFGDDVQETKDFASFEQMFAQSEKNMDRKLRVGDTFRGEILSIGKEESFVSTGTPADGMMFTRDLMDENKQVMHSVGDVIDCVVTALKGGELRVAKKGAKGVETDSLEDAFDMELPVEGRVTEVVNGGFRVSIQGKTAFCPISQIDLKFVTDTAEYVNKKFEFLITQFDSKGRNIVVSRRKALEIQKAENEGAFMQKYEAGALIEGRIVRLERFGAFVELEAGVEGLVHVSELAWSRIHDPKEVVSVGQNITVKLLKTEEVDGKLKISLSLKQAGGESNPWSTITERFPVGTVVKGTVEKKETYGLFVNLAPGITGLLPKSKYRDSVDANQFENKKRGDEIMVQVDQIMLEDKKISLGVPGEGEDNSWRQHQTGSSSGFGSLGDALKGLNLNKKN
- a CDS encoding polysaccharide deacetylase family protein, whose translation is MRFLICCLTVLFVAACVHQKTSTPDPRTPASEPRESHLSAEEVQHLSKMLEEKDAKSLNELLRKTAIAQSLIASFDDRLYNLSSKADSDRLMNSSLYCKVLNLRTIQEHVDEKAIQAFEFTTNRPNDRAWILSRMEAFAAKSSLNQAAMIQLLRTVRTSEKTFCGSENCLEKEIATLKFAVAPFDDPAFADFVAKNRKEIAKYSNPRSYDLNPGNCFNESRMPNQASTYDWKNRNWVGSVLPQGSFAITYDDGPHAQYTRGIRDVWANAGMAKPAFFWLTKQALRYPEIAKELHNQGYIIGSHSDGHPDIGNLARAQSTRDLSAVNRDFYRNEIPGITNFATWKKQELDKQIPQAAATLGNIIGTKIRYFRLPYGSGVRNDVVAQYFQAMNVDHFFWRVDSLDWQDKNPVSIRNRVVTQMNTVGRGIVLFHDIHPQSLKASELLVQYFKSNPSVKAVTLDSIPGLEK
- a CDS encoding competence/damage-inducible protein A, which codes for MKVSILGIGTELTDGQIINRNASWISQQLKKSGVSTRLHLVVPDERGLMRQGIEFCTAEADVVFVTGGLGPTTDDFTRDIIAEWLGEPLEFHPPSWDHLTARLTSRGYAVKEIQRQQCYFPRTAKVLFNSEGTANAFTVNAQGKTVFVLPGPPREIEAIWKSDIAAWVQQATQHLDPVVTRSWDTLGRGESDIATIAEDALQGAEVEKGYRVHLPYVEVKLTYKKSQVPEMQKWVDQLDKALAPYTALRDGTDVASELAKKLTLIESLKVTDTATGTYLWQRLTLPLRSFMEKKNWHFGNEFILHPAQMELHLEPLGEFGAIVTLNYGGRSLKETITSPYTTANMQERAKQFIAEKALLFWYQSLG
- a CDS encoding acyl-CoA dehydrogenase family protein produces the protein MSFNWKEFDLYNPTPEHAMLRETMKSFTDSEIEPQAHKFDREEKFNLELFRKVGELGLLGITVPEQFGGAGMDASAAVIVHEEMSASDPGFCLAYLAHSMLCVNNLAINGSDEQRQKFLPKLCSGEWVGSMSMSEPAVGTDVLGMQTTAVKKGNDYILNGRKMWITNGTIDENNTPGDLTLVYAKTGEKNGRALISTFIVEKSHSGFSVGQKIKDKLGMRGSNTAELVFENCVVPAANLIGHEGDSVLHMMRNLELERLTLAAMSLGIARRSIEIMNRYAAEREAFGKPLNHFGQVQRYIADSYAEYKSARAYVYETARRMDLNHEGNRLDSDGVKLVATTMGKNVADRAIQVLGGYGYVGEYVVERLWRDAKLLEIGGGTLEAHQKNITRDLARAPEMLNK